In Streptomyces violaceusniger Tu 4113, one DNA window encodes the following:
- a CDS encoding MFS transporter, which translates to MTARTPATGDGHGDHPRGGGPSALSSLRSARRKGTPPGPGYKWVALSNTTLGVLIATMDASIVIISLPAIFRGIGLDPLAPGNIGYLLWMILGYLLVSAVLVVVLGRLGDMYGRVRIYNLGFLIFACASVALSLDPFRAGAGALWLILWRIVQAFGGSMLTANSAAILTDAFPARQRGMALGINQITALAGQFLGLVAGGLLAAVDWRAVFWLSVPVSITGTIWSYLSLRETAAGRRGRIDWLGNLTFAAGAGILLAGITYGIQPYGSNATGWGNPWVLAGLIGGAVLLLLFCYIEAHVAEPMFNLALFKVRAFAAGNLAALLTAIARGGLQFMLIIWLQGIWLPLHGYAFEDTPLWAGIFMLPLTLGFLIAGPLSGYLSDRFGARLFSTAGLALVAASFLGLLALPVNFYYGLFAALLLLNGLGQGMFSSPNTSSIMGSVPPEHRGVASGMRSTFQNSGTALSIGVFFSLMVSGLASSLPRALSSGLQAHGVPVGAAEHAASLPPVSTLFATFLGNNPVDHLLRSGGTLDHLSAAQHAALTGHTFFPHLVSGPFHHGLTIVFSVAAGMAVVSALASALRGGHRPAYDTPRQGRPPAAADPHKTAQRRHDTPS; encoded by the coding sequence GTGACCGCGCGCACCCCCGCTACCGGCGACGGGCACGGGGACCATCCGCGGGGCGGCGGCCCGTCCGCGCTGAGTTCCCTGCGCTCAGCGCGCCGGAAGGGCACTCCCCCGGGGCCGGGCTACAAGTGGGTCGCCCTGTCGAACACCACACTCGGGGTGCTGATAGCGACGATGGACGCCTCCATCGTGATCATCTCGCTGCCCGCCATCTTCCGCGGCATCGGGCTGGACCCGCTCGCCCCCGGCAACATCGGCTACCTGCTCTGGATGATCCTGGGCTATCTGCTGGTGTCGGCGGTGCTCGTCGTCGTCCTCGGCCGGCTCGGCGACATGTACGGCCGGGTCAGGATCTACAACCTCGGCTTCCTCATCTTCGCCTGTGCTTCCGTCGCGCTCTCCCTCGACCCGTTCCGCGCCGGGGCGGGCGCCCTGTGGCTGATCCTTTGGCGGATCGTGCAGGCATTCGGCGGCTCGATGCTCACCGCCAACTCGGCCGCCATCCTCACCGATGCCTTCCCCGCCCGGCAGCGCGGCATGGCCCTCGGCATCAACCAGATCACCGCGCTCGCGGGCCAGTTCCTCGGCCTCGTCGCGGGCGGCCTGCTCGCCGCCGTCGACTGGCGCGCCGTGTTCTGGCTGAGCGTCCCCGTCAGCATCACCGGCACGATCTGGTCCTACCTGAGCCTGCGGGAGACCGCGGCGGGCCGCCGCGGCCGTATCGACTGGCTGGGCAACCTCACCTTCGCGGCGGGCGCCGGAATCCTGCTGGCCGGCATCACCTACGGCATCCAGCCCTACGGATCGAACGCCACCGGCTGGGGAAACCCATGGGTACTCGCCGGCCTGATCGGCGGCGCCGTCCTGCTGCTCCTCTTCTGCTACATCGAGGCGCACGTCGCCGAGCCCATGTTCAACCTGGCCCTGTTCAAGGTGCGCGCGTTCGCCGCGGGCAACCTGGCCGCGCTGCTGACCGCGATCGCACGCGGCGGACTGCAGTTCATGCTCATCATCTGGCTGCAGGGCATCTGGCTACCCCTGCACGGCTATGCCTTCGAGGACACCCCGTTGTGGGCCGGCATCTTCATGCTGCCGCTGACGCTGGGTTTCCTGATCGCAGGTCCCTTGTCCGGCTATCTGTCGGACCGGTTCGGCGCCCGCCTGTTCTCCACGGCCGGTCTGGCGCTCGTCGCGGCCTCCTTCCTCGGGCTGCTCGCGCTGCCGGTCAACTTCTACTACGGGCTGTTCGCGGCACTGCTGCTGCTCAACGGGCTGGGCCAGGGCATGTTCTCCTCGCCGAACACGTCCTCGATCATGGGTAGTGTGCCGCCGGAGCACCGGGGAGTCGCTTCGGGCATGCGCTCCACCTTCCAGAACTCGGGCACCGCCCTGTCCATCGGCGTGTTCTTCTCCCTGATGGTCTCCGGGCTCGCGTCCTCGCTGCCGAGGGCGCTGAGCAGCGGGCTCCAGGCGCACGGCGTGCCGGTCGGCGCGGCCGAGCATGCCGCGTCGCTGCCACCGGTGAGCACCCTGTTCGCCACATTCCTCGGCAATAACCCCGTCGACCACCTGCTCAGATCCGGCGGAACTCTCGATCACCTCTCCGCGGCGCAGCACGCCGCGCTGACCGGCCACACCTTCTTCCCTCACCTGGTCTCCGGCCCGTTCCACCACGGTCTGACCATCGTTTTCAGCGTCGCCGCGGGCATGGCCGTGGTCTCAGCACTCGCCTCGGCCCTGCGCGGCGGTCATCGTCCCGCGTACGACACCCCTCGGCAGGGCCGGCCACCCGCCGCGGCCGACCCCCACAAGACGGCGCAACGTCGCCACGACACGCCCTCGTAA
- a CDS encoding DUF2255 family protein produces the protein MWSGPKAAGPDGSLRDPVIMWVVRYGDDIYVRSVKGRSGPWFRGTRSRSQGRIRAGGVHKDVSFQDADPNEWAGVDAAYRAKYGAYTGIVDRVLTEQARESTIRLAPR, from the coding sequence GTGTGGAGCGGGCCCAAGGCCGCCGGCCCGGACGGCAGCCTGCGTGACCCCGTGATCATGTGGGTCGTCCGCTACGGCGACGACATCTACGTCCGCTCGGTCAAGGGCCGTAGCGGCCCCTGGTTCCGGGGCACCCGCTCGCGCAGCCAGGGCCGCATCAGGGCCGGCGGCGTGCACAAGGATGTCAGCTTCCAGGACGCCGACCCCAACGAGTGGGCGGGCGTCGACGCCGCTTACCGCGCCAAGTACGGGGCTTACACGGGCATCGTCGACCGCGTCCTCACGGAACAGGCCCGCGAGTCGACCATCCGACTGGCACCGCGCTGA